In Musa acuminata AAA Group cultivar baxijiao chromosome BXJ2-3, Cavendish_Baxijiao_AAA, whole genome shotgun sequence, the following proteins share a genomic window:
- the LOC135607727 gene encoding probable inactive purple acid phosphatase 1, protein MRLRGLNLLVMILATLLSSGAGKPSGEQALSRIEIHKTTLALHDSAYVEASPRVLGLQGQNSDWVTLQYSYPSPSNDDWIGVFSPASFSSSICLPENPKESPPLLCTAPIKYQYANYTTSDYRNTGKGSLKLQLINQREDFSFALFSGGLSNPKLVAVSKKVTFANPKAPVYPRLAQGKLWNEMSVTWTSGYGINEAEPFVEWGARGDSQVRSPAGTLTFSRNSMCGAPARTVGWRDPGFIHTSFLKDLWPNKMYTYKLGHKLINDSYVWSRSYSFKASPYPGQDSLQQVVIFGDMGKAEADGSNEYNNFQPGSLNTTYQLIKDLKNIDIVLHIGDICYANGYISQWDQFTSQIEPIASVLPYMIGRGNHERDWPGTGSFYQNTDSGGECGVLSETMFYVPAENRAKLWYSTDYGMFHFCIADTEHDWRPGTEQYSFIEHCLSTVDRQKQPWLIFLAHRVLGYSSADFYGDEGTSEEPMGRESLQELWQKYKVDIAFFGHVHNYERTCPVYQNTCIRNGSNYYSGPFEATTHVVVGGGGASLADFTTVRARWSYYQDHDYGFVKLTAFNHSMLLLEYKRSSDGRVYDHFIISRDYRDVLGCAVDSCSRTTLAS, encoded by the exons ATGAGGCTCCGGGGCTTGAATCTGTTGGTGATGATCCTCGCGACCCTGTTGAGCTCTGGTGCAGGCAAGCCCAGCGGCGAGCAGGCCCTTTCGAGAATTGAGATACACAAGACCACTCTCGCCCTCCATGATTCGGCTTACGTCGAGGCCTCTCCTCGTGTTCTCGGATTGCAG GGTCAAAACAGTGACTGGGTGACTTTACAGTATAGTTATCCAAGTCCATCAAATGACGATTGGATTGGAGTTTTCTCTCCTGCAAGTTTCAG TTCTTCCATCTGTCTGCCGGAAAATCCAAAAGAAAGTCCTCCACTGCTATGCACTGCACCTATCAAG TACCAATATGCAAATTATACCACCTCAGACTACCGCAATACAGGAAAGGGATCATTGAAGCTTCAGCTAATCAATCAGAGAGAGGATTTCTCCTTTGCACTATTTTCTGGAGGGCTCTCAAAT CCAAAGTTGGTTGCTGTCTCGAAAAAAGTAACTTTTGCAAATCCAAAAGCACCAGTGTACCCTAGGCTGGCTCAAGGAAAGTTGTGGAATGAA ATGAGTGTTACATGGACAAGTGGATATGGAATTAATGAAGCAGAACCTTTTGTTGAATGGGGTGCACGAGGAGATTCACAAGTCCGCTCCCCAGCTGGGACATTAACTTTCAGTCGTAACAGCATGTGTG GTGCACCTGCTCGGACAGTGGGTTGGCGAGATCCTGGTTTCATACACACTAGTTTTCTGAAGGACTTATGGCCTAATAAAAT GTATACTTACAAATTGGGTCATAAATTGATCAATGATTCATATGTTTGGAGCCGGTCATACAGCTTTAAAGCATCTCCATATCCTGGGCAAGATTCTTTACAGCAGGTTGTCATTTTTGGTGATATGGGAAAG GCTGAGGCTGATGGTTCAAATGAGTACAACAACTTCCAGCCTGGCTCTCTTAACACTACTTATCAGCTTATCAAGGACCTAAAGAACATTGACATAGTTCTCCACATTGGTGATATCTGCTATGCAAATGGTTATATCTCACAATGGGACCAATTTACCTCGCAGATTGAACCTATTGCTTCAGTTTTGCCTTATATGATTGGAAG AGGTAACCATGAACGGGACTGGCCCGGGACAGGATCATTCTATCAGAATACAGATTCAGGTGGAGAATGTGGTGTACTGTCTGAAACTATGTTTTATGTTCCTGCCGAAAACAGAGCAAAGCTTTG GTATTCGACCGATTATGGCATGTTCCACTTTTGTATAGCTGACACTGAGCATGACTGGAGACCAGGAACCGAGCAATACAGCTTCATCGAACATTGCTTGTCAACAGTTGATAGACAGAAACAACCATGGTTGATCTTCCTTGCTCACCgggttcttggttactcttctgccGATTTCTATGGTGATGAAGGAACATCTGAGGAGCCTATGGGAAGAGAAAGCCTTCAAGAACTCTGGCAGAAGTACAAGGTTGACATTGCCTTTTTTGGACATGTACACAACTATGAAAGAACATGCCCGGTCTATCAG AACACCTGCATACGGAACGGATCGAACTATTACAGTGGCCCCTTCGAAGCAACCACACATGTAGTTGTCGGAGGTGGAGGTGCCAGCCTTGCTGACTTCACCACGGTCCGAGCGAGATGGAGTTACTATCAAGACCATGACTACGGGTTCGTAAAGCTCACAGCCTTCAACCATTCGATGCTGCTACTCGAGTACAAAAGGAGCAGCGATGGAAGGGTCTACGATCACTTCATCATCTCCCGGGATTATCGTGATGTTCTCGGTTGTGCCGTCGACAGTTGCTCAAGAACAACCCTGGCTTCTTGA
- the LOC135583847 gene encoding pentatricopeptide repeat-containing protein At3g02330, mitochondrial-like yields MSCYSSIASGIKAAIAQNCVSVGKSIHAYMIKIGSLQETTLWNHLLNLYAKARCLDDARALFDEMPERNLVSYSTLMSASSGLGDPMCALRLLFQLRKAEIELNQFVFSASIVACRKLRKLGLGEQTHAQVMVSGWGSDSFVNAALIDMYSKLGDLASAVSLFGLSPVEDPVMFNTMVSGYVSFGAHEEALRLFQQARRSFNLHPTEFSFGSMIKACSELERRIGEQLHGLILKMRLDSNCFVGTSLIDMYGRFGDTQSLEMVFQSVQTFDVTLYNAMIGGLIRNGLDTFALDYFHEMRSKGFISNDCTLSGVLKACGGLKSLDLGRAIHGFVEKSSFRQDVVVNTALIDMYIKCGSIKESCQVFGCMHKRNTVSYNSLISGHGQDGNYREALALFNDMNCKHIDVDLATFVALLSSCCGCEWVVYVHAIKHGFASDLMVRTTLLDGLFKDGAADQALEFFDKMRERNVISWTTMISGLTLSGHYSDAMKFFKTMISTEVSPNSFTYSSVLKACGHLAGPEEGKHIHACVIKHGVMDDYTSSALLDMYARCAALEESRRLFDELTNKDIVVWNTMITGYAQHGYGHEALEMYALLEKENVHPNHITFVSLLSACSHRGLVEDGIQLFDLMVSKHGIVPSMEHYACMVDLFGRSGMLDRAEQLINGMPFEADVSIWATLLSACKLHGNLDLAELARDQVMKMQGEDVPTVVLMSNMYCEVGRQHDAENLRKITGSQTRKEPGFSWVHAAEEPLYSYGAT; encoded by the coding sequence ATGTCTTGTTATTCTTCGATCGCTTCGGGGATCAAAGCTGCCATCGCTCAGAATTGTGTCTCTGTGGGTAAATCTATCCATGCCTACATGATCAAGATAGGGTCTTTGCAAGAAACAACCCTTTGGAACCATCTCCTCAACCTCTATGCGAAAGCCCGCTGCCTCGACGATGCCCGTGCGCTGTTCGACGAAATGCCTGAGCGAAACTTGGTTTCCTACTCGACCCTTATGTCTGCGAGTTCTGGACTCGGCGATCCTATGTGTGCTTTGCGCCTCTTGTTCCAGCTGCGCAAGGCAGAAATCGAGCTCAACCAGTTCGTGTTTTCAGCCTCCATTGTGGCATGCCGGAAGCTCAGAAAGTTGGGTCTGGGCGAGCAAACCCATGCCCAAGTGATGGTCTCTGGATGGGGATCGGACTCTTTTGTCAATGCTGCTCTCATCGACATGTACTCAAAGCTTGGTGATCTGGCGAGTGCTGTCTCCCTTTTCGGTCTGTCTCCGGTCGAGGATCCTGTTATGTTCAACACGATGGTTAGTGGGTACGTAAGTTTTGGTGCCCATGAGGAGGCTCTGAGACTTTTCCAGCAGGCAAGACGGAGTTTTAATCTCCATCCTACAGAGTTTAGTTTTGGGAGTATGATTAAGGCTTGCTCAGAATTGGAGAGAAGGATCGGAGAACAACTTCATGGGCTTATTTTAAAGATGAGACTTGATTCAAACTGTTTTGTTGGAACTTCTCTCATTGATATGTATGGCAGATTTGGAGATACACAAAGCTTGGAAATGGTTTTCCAGAGTGTACAGACATTTGATGTCACATTGTATAATGCGATGATTGGTGGGTTAATAAGAAATGGACTTGACACATTTGCATTGGATTATTTCCATGAGATGAGGTCAAAAGGTTTCATCTCAAATGATTGCACCTTATCTGGTGTACTCAAAGCATGTGGTGGTTTGAAGTCTTTGGATTTGGGGAGGGCGATTCATGGGTTTGTTGAGAAGTCAAGTTTTCGGCAAGATGTGGTAGTTAACACTGCTTTGATTGATATGTACATAAAATGTGGTTCGATAAAGGAAAGTTGTCAAGTGTTTGGATGCATGCATAAACGGAATACTGTTTCTTACAATTCTTTGATCTCTGGACATGGGCAAGATGGGAATTACAGAGAGGCTTTAGCCCTTTTTAATGACATGAACTGTAAGCATATAGATGTTGATCTTGCTACCTTTGTTGCTTTGTTATCTTCGTGCTGTGGGTGTGAATGGGTCGTATATGTTCATGCAATTAAGCATGGATTTGCATCAGACTTGATGGTTAGAACTACACTGCTAGATGGTCTTTTCAAAGATGGTGCTGCCGACCAAGCTCTAGAGTTTTTCGATAAGATGCGAGAGAGAAACGTTATTTCATGGACTACAATGATATCAGGACTTACACTATCAGGTCACTATTCAGATGCAATGAAgttttttaaaaccatgatttctacagAAGTATCACCCAACAGTTTCACTTACTCAAGTGTTTTAAAGGCTTGTGGCCATTTAGCTGGTCCAGAGGAAGGAAAACACATTCACGCATGTGTCATAAAGCATGgggttatggatgactatactagcagTGCTCTTCTGGACATGTATGCTAGGTGTGCAGCCCTGGAagagagtagaagactttttgaTGAACTAACAAACAAGGACATAGTAGTCTGGAACACAATGATCACTGGATATGCACAACACGGGTATGGGCATGAGGCTCTAGAAATGTATGCTCTATTGGAAAAGGAAAATGTACATCCGAACCATATaacttttgtttctcttttgtCAGCTTGCAGCCACCGTGGGCTAGTAGAAGATGGAATTCAGCTATTTGATTTGATGGTTTCTAAGCATGGTATCGTACCAAGCATGGAGCACTATGCATGCATGGTTGATTTGTTTGGCAGGTCTGGGATGTTAGATAGAGCAGAACAGTTGATCAATGGCATGCCTTTTGAAGCTGATGTTTCAATTTGGGCAACGTTGTTATCTGCTTGCAAACTTCATGGTAATTTAGACCTGGCTGAGCTAGCAAGAGACCAAGTTATGAAAATGCAAGGTGAAGATGTTCCTACAGTTGTGCTCATGTCCAATATGTATTGTGAAGTAGGAAGACAACATGATGCAGAAAATTTGAGGAAGATAACAGGATCACAAACGAGAAAGGAGCCCGGATTTAGTTGGGTTCACGCAGCAGAAGAGCCTTTGTACAGTTATGGTGCTACATAG
- the LOC103978417 gene encoding ureide permease 2 isoform X2 produces MYLVQDKGGAIALMLAALLFLGTWPAVLTLLERRGRLPQHTYLDYSITNLLAAVIIALTLGQIGDSTPEMPNFITQLGQDNWPSTLFAMAGGIVLSLGNLSTQYAWAYVGLSVTEVISSSITVVIGTTLNYFLDDRINRAEILFPGAACFLVAVCLGSAVHSSNAADNTKKLSGSSNEPRDLEDGGLVSGSNINSEKAKVGTAEFLIQLENKRSIKVIGSNTFLGLSIVFFAGICFSLFSPAFNLATNDQWHTLNQGVPHLVVYTAFFYFSSSCFIVGIGLNIYFLYKPVLGLPRSSFTAYLKDWKGRHWALLAGLLCGFGNGFQFMGGQAAGYAAADSVQALPLVSTFWGIVLFGEYRRSSRRTYVLLVSMLFMFVVAVGVLMASSGHRKS; encoded by the exons ATGTACCTGGTACAAGATAAAGGAGGTGCTATTGCACTTATGTTGGCTGCCCTTTTATTCTTGGGCACCTGGCCTGCTGTTCTGACTCTTTTAGAGCGGAGGGGTCGTCTTCCTCAACACACTTACCTTGACTACTCCATAACCAATCTCCTGGCTGCTGTGATCATAGCCCTAACACTTGGCCAGATTGGCGACAGCACACCTGAGATGCCAAATTTCATTACCCAGCTTGGTCAG GATAACTGGCCTTCAACCTTGTTCGCAATGGCAGGTGGAATTGTTCTTAGTCTTGGGAATTTATCAACACAGTATGCATGGGCATATGTTGGTCTTTCAGTAACAGAAGTTATAAGTTCAAGTATAACCGTAGTTATTG GAACTACATTGAACTATTTTCTTGATGATCGTATTAACAGAGCTGAGATTCTTTTCCCTGGAGCTGCTTGCTTTCTTGTTGCGGTTTGTCTGGGATCTGCAGTTCACTCTTCAAATGCTGCAGACAACACAAAGAAACTTAGTGGATCATCAA ATGAACCCAGGGACTTGGAAGATGGAGGTTTGGTTTCTGGCTCTAATATCAATAGTGAGAAAGCAAAAGTTGGAACTGCAGAATTCCTTATACAGCTTGAGAACAAAAGATCTATTAAG GTGATAGGGTCTAATACATTTCTAGGTCTCAGCATCGTATTCTTTGCTGGCATTTGCTTCTCACTCTTCTCTCCAGCATTCAACTTGGCCACCAATGATCAATGGCACACATTAAACCAAGGTGTGCCACACCTTGTGGTCTACACAGCATTCTTCTACTTCTCCAGCTCCTGTTTCATTGTTGGGATCGGTCTGAACATCTACTTTCTATACAAGCCGGTACTCGGTCTTCCGAGATCATCATTCACTGCTTATCTCAAGGATTGGAAGGGCAGGCACTGGGCTCTGCTGGCTGGATTGCTATGTGGTTTCGGAAATGGCTTTCAATTTATGGGTGGGCAAGCTGCTGGATATGCTGCAGCTGATTCTGTTCAG GCATTGCCACTTGTAAGCACATTCTGGGGCATTGTCCTTTTCGGAGAATATCGAAGGTCTTCGAGGAGGACATATGTGTTGCTTGTGAGCATGCTCTTTATGTTCGTCGTTGCTGTGGGTGTTCTGATGGCTTCATCTGGGCACAGAAAAAGTTGA
- the LOC103978417 gene encoding ureide permease 1 isoform X1, with protein sequence MYLVQDKGGAIALMLAALLFLGTWPAVLTLLERRGRLPQHTYLDYSITNLLAAVIIALTLGQIGDSTPEMPNFITQLGQDNWPSTLFAMAGGIVLSLGNLSTQYAWAYVGLSVTEVISSSITVVIGTTLNYFLDDRINRAEILFPGAACFLVAVCLGSAVHSSNAADNTKKLSGSSSNSTSQTCNSRDQEVSKNLPDKDEPRDLEDGGLVSGSNINSEKAKVGTAEFLIQLENKRSIKVIGSNTFLGLSIVFFAGICFSLFSPAFNLATNDQWHTLNQGVPHLVVYTAFFYFSSSCFIVGIGLNIYFLYKPVLGLPRSSFTAYLKDWKGRHWALLAGLLCGFGNGFQFMGGQAAGYAAADSVQALPLVSTFWGIVLFGEYRRSSRRTYVLLVSMLFMFVVAVGVLMASSGHRKS encoded by the exons ATGTACCTGGTACAAGATAAAGGAGGTGCTATTGCACTTATGTTGGCTGCCCTTTTATTCTTGGGCACCTGGCCTGCTGTTCTGACTCTTTTAGAGCGGAGGGGTCGTCTTCCTCAACACACTTACCTTGACTACTCCATAACCAATCTCCTGGCTGCTGTGATCATAGCCCTAACACTTGGCCAGATTGGCGACAGCACACCTGAGATGCCAAATTTCATTACCCAGCTTGGTCAG GATAACTGGCCTTCAACCTTGTTCGCAATGGCAGGTGGAATTGTTCTTAGTCTTGGGAATTTATCAACACAGTATGCATGGGCATATGTTGGTCTTTCAGTAACAGAAGTTATAAGTTCAAGTATAACCGTAGTTATTG GAACTACATTGAACTATTTTCTTGATGATCGTATTAACAGAGCTGAGATTCTTTTCCCTGGAGCTGCTTGCTTTCTTGTTGCGGTTTGTCTGGGATCTGCAGTTCACTCTTCAAATGCTGCAGACAACACAAAGAAACTTAGTGGATCATCAAGTAACTCCACGTCCCAAACTTG CAATTCTAGGGATCAAGAAGTCAGCAAGAATTTACCAGACAAAG ATGAACCCAGGGACTTGGAAGATGGAGGTTTGGTTTCTGGCTCTAATATCAATAGTGAGAAAGCAAAAGTTGGAACTGCAGAATTCCTTATACAGCTTGAGAACAAAAGATCTATTAAG GTGATAGGGTCTAATACATTTCTAGGTCTCAGCATCGTATTCTTTGCTGGCATTTGCTTCTCACTCTTCTCTCCAGCATTCAACTTGGCCACCAATGATCAATGGCACACATTAAACCAAGGTGTGCCACACCTTGTGGTCTACACAGCATTCTTCTACTTCTCCAGCTCCTGTTTCATTGTTGGGATCGGTCTGAACATCTACTTTCTATACAAGCCGGTACTCGGTCTTCCGAGATCATCATTCACTGCTTATCTCAAGGATTGGAAGGGCAGGCACTGGGCTCTGCTGGCTGGATTGCTATGTGGTTTCGGAAATGGCTTTCAATTTATGGGTGGGCAAGCTGCTGGATATGCTGCAGCTGATTCTGTTCAG GCATTGCCACTTGTAAGCACATTCTGGGGCATTGTCCTTTTCGGAGAATATCGAAGGTCTTCGAGGAGGACATATGTGTTGCTTGTGAGCATGCTCTTTATGTTCGTCGTTGCTGTGGGTGTTCTGATGGCTTCATCTGGGCACAGAAAAAGTTGA
- the LOC135607728 gene encoding ninja-family protein 2-like, whose product MSRAFAPQHVCFGQQEGHAIGSRASRGARRRSIRDDAALGSPSSLSSYVAVAYPRQGSPHPTSRGILVIAQSPGHGTPTEEAAERERELPSSVIDRFPRDLLRRLDGNSCFGEQLEVPGRESGEVELNLGLSLGGCFGTDSKAKKLVRSSSIAAFSSPQREHEFPVMTTALVRTNSLPAETEEERRKRKELQSLKRFEAKRKRLEKRNCIKPDASRSDEDADGRKSLITPNMINGRLKPLKGKEFRGVFGAATPSELLAWAAGSKSTAASPPVDVTGCLPPIPHGSVRASGSSYGVFEFKRKTPAQGFDLSLFIRDIDDTKNASSAHTDSIHNATSSTSTLEVRKPITVVGEEDSLKNFATDGVNRERNMVGEMPCVSTRGDGPNGRKIEGFLYKYRKGEEVRIVCVCHGTFLTPAEFVKHAGGGDVSHPLRHIVVNPSPSATSS is encoded by the exons ATGTCACGTGCTTTTGCTCCGCAACACGTGTGCTTCGGACAGCAGGAAGGCCACGCCATCGGCTCACGCGCGAGCCGAGGGGCGCGGCGCCGCTCGATTCGCGATGACGCGGCCCTCGGCTCCCCATCGTCTCTCTCCTCCTACGTTGCGGTCGCGTATCCTCGACAGGGCTCCCCCCACCCCACGAGTAGGGGCATTCTGGTCATTGCCCAATCTCCAGGGCACGGAACGCCGACAG AAGAGGCAGCGGAGCGGGAGAGGGAGCTACCCTCGTCGGTTATCGACAGATTTCCGAGAGACTTGCTCCGCAGATTGGACGGAAACAGCTGCTTTGGCGAGCAGCTTGAGGTGCCAGGACGGGAGTCCGGCGAGGTCGAGCTCAACCTCGGCCTCTCCCTAGGCGGATGCTTCGGAACGGACTCGAAGGCCAAGAAGCTGGTTCGGTCGTCGTCCATCGCCGCCTTCTCCTCACCGCAGAGGGAGCACGAGTTCCCTGTAATGACCACGGCCCTCGTGAGGACGAACTCGTTGCCGGCTGAgacggaggaggagaggaggaagcgGAAGGAGCTGCAGAGCCTGAAGAGGTTCGAGGCGAAGAGGAAGAGGTTGGAGAAGAGAAATTGCATCAAACCAGATGCTTCGAGATCAGATGAGGATGCGGATGGAAGGAAAAGCTTGATAACGCCAAATATGATCAATGGCCGCCTCAAGCCTCTGAAGGGGAAAGAATTCCGAGGAGTGTTCGGTGCTGCTACTCCTTCCGAGCTACTTGCATGGGCGGCAGGGTCTAAAAGCACGGCTGCATCACCGCCGGTAGATGTGACAGGGTGTTTGCCACCAATCCCACATGGCTCTGTTCGGGCCAGCGGCAGTTCCTACGGCGTGTTTGAATTCAAGAGGAAGACGCCAGCCCAAG GGTTCGATCTGTCTCTTTTTATTCGTGACATAGATGATACGAAGAACGCCTCTTCAGCTCACACAGATTCTATTCATAATGCCACAAGTTCGACTTCTACTTTGGAAGTCAGGAAACCTATTACTGTTGTTGGAGAGGAAGACTCATTGAAGAACTTTGCAACTGATGGTGTGAATCGAGAGAGGAACATGGTGGGTGAGATGCCATGTGTTTCCACCAGGGGAGATGGTCCAAATGGGAGAAAGATCGAGGGATTCCTCTACAAATACAGGAAGGGAGAAGAGGTAAGGATAGTGTGTGTCTGCCATGGCACCTTCCTCACCCCGGCTGAGTTTGTCAAGCATGCTGGAGGTGGTGATGTTTCCCACCCTCTGAGGCACATCGTCGTCAATCCCTCTCCGTCCGCAACCTCATCATAa